From a single Botrytis cinerea B05.10 chromosome 16, complete sequence genomic region:
- the Bcsrp102 gene encoding Bcsrp102, which translates to MSSSQDWIHTLMNPSPLGLIITIILVLSIPIFLHSVVFRATGFTSLPSIVLIGPSGAGKTALLTLFERENKPATTHTSQTTSSAECSLPVDAVAASNKYRSVNDPTNQVHKKFLLIDTPGHGKLRHHAFEQLSTSQNLRGVIYQVDATTLGAGDEGLREAADYLHDLLLRMQKLMDGKTTTKAPQELPILIAANKMDLFTALPAALVKSSLEREITKVRVSRSKGLLDSGMSTEEDEDKDEWLGEMGSTDFKFSQMEEFNISVEVAGGNVIGSDGGSVDAWWRWVANRL; encoded by the exons ATGTCTTCTTCGCAGGATTGGATTCACACTCTTATGAACCCCTCGCCGTTGGGGTTGATCATTACAATTATCCTAGTCCTTTCGATACCGATCTTCCTCCACTCTGTAGTCTTTCGCGCAACCGGTTTCACATCTTTGCCTTCTATTGTGTTAATTGGACCAAGTGGCGCCGGGAAAACGGCACTGCTTACGCTT TTCGAACGAGAGAACAAACCTGCAACTACTCATACTTCTCAAACCACTTCATCTGCTGAATGCTCTCTACCAGTCGATGCAGTAGCTGCCTCGAATAAATACCGCTCAGTTAATGATCCTACCAATCAAGTTCATAAGAAATTCCTTCTCATTGATACTCCCGGGCATGGAAAACTGCGACACCATGCATTTGAACAGCTCTCAACTTCTCAAAATCTTCGAGGTGTAATATATCAAGTCGATGCTACTACATTGGGAGCTGGAGATGAGGGTCTAAGAGAGGCTGCCGATTATCTACACGATCTACTCCTCCGCATGCAAAAGCTCATGGATGGAAAAACTACCACAAAGGCACCTCAAGAACTACCAATACTCATTGCTGCCAACAAGATGGATCTATTCACTGCTCTTCCGGCCGCATTAGTCAAAAGTAGTCTGGAAAGAGAAATTACCAAAGTCAGAGTCTCGCGATCGAAAGGTCTACTTGATTCGGGAATGTCTACAGAGGAGGACGAAGATAAAGATGAATGGCTTGGCGAGATGGGTTCTACCGACTTCAAATTTTCACAAATGGAGGAGTTCAATATCTCTGTTGAAGTAGCTGGTGGTAATGTAATTGGATCTGATGGTGGATCAGTTGATGCTTGGTGGAGGTGGGTTGCCAACAGATTATAA
- the Bcess1 gene encoding Bcess1: protein MTDAGLPAGWEVRTSKSKNIPYYFNEAQTISSWEPPANTDTEKLKAYMAEHYSASEIGDNANGQEDQQGKIRASHLLVKHKGSRRPSSWREAEITRTKDEAMSIILQHEAHIRSGTTSLGDLAVSESDCSSARKMGDLGFFGRGDMQKEFEEAAFALKPGEVSHVVETASGLHLIERLA from the exons ATG ACAGACGCGGGTCTACCAGCAGGATGGGAAGTCCGCACTTCGAAATCTAAAAACATTCCCTACTATTTCAACGAAGCTCAGACGATATCAAGCTGGGAGCCTCCTGCAAACACTGATACCGAAAAGCTGAAGGCATATATGGCCGAGCATTACAGCGCCTCGGAGATTGGAGACAATGCCAATGGCCAGGAAGATCAACAAGGAAAGATTAGAGCCAGTCATTTGTTGGTGAAGCATAAGGGCAGCAGGAGGCCGAGCAGTTGGCGCGAG GCCGAAATTACACGCACAAAGGACGAGGCGATGAGCATTATTCTTCAGCATGAAGCTCATATTCGTTCTGGAACAACATCATTGGGCGACCTTGCCGTTAGCGAATCCGATTGCAGCTCTGCCCGCAAGATGGGTGATCTTGGGTTCTTCGGACGTGGAGATATGCagaaagaatttgaggaaGCAGCTTTTGCCTTAAAGCCAGGTGAAGTGAGTCATGTGGTTGAAACTGCTTCTGGGCTGCATTTGATTGAAAG ACTTGCGTAA
- the Bcrpb9 gene encoding Bcrpb9: MASPSSSSGEEPRKNEEQITFRFCSECSNMLYPKEDPDTHRLQFACRTCQYSEEAVSSCVFRNVLNNAVGETAGVTQDVGSDPTLPRSNKTCPACRNEDAVFFQSQQRSAETGMKLFYVCCGCGHIFQ; this comes from the exons ATGGCATCTCCATCATCCAGTTCCGGCGAGGAGCCCAGGAAGAATGAGGAACAAATCACTTTCAGATTCTGTAGCGAATG TTCAAATATGCTGTATCCAAAAGAAGACCCCGATACCCACCGCCTACAATTCGCATGTCGTACCTGTCAATATTCAGAAGAGGCTGTATCCTCCTGTGTCTTTAGAAATGTTCTCAACAATGCTGTCGGTGAGACTGCAGGTGTCACTCAGGATGTTGGATCTGATCCCACT CTCCCACGATCTAATAAGACTTGCCCTGCTTGCAGGAACGAAGATGCTGTATTTTTCCAGTCTCAACAGAGATCTGCGGAAACAGGAATG AAACTCTTCTACGTATGCTGCGGGTGCGGTCATATCTTCCAATGA
- the Bcrpb9 gene encoding Bcrpb9, translating into MASPSSSSGEEPRKNEEQITFRFCSECSNMLYPKEDPDTHRLQFACRTCQYSEEAVSSCVFRNVLNNAVGETAGVTQDVGSDPTVGLPLCLLCGHLVICEGKMPNRLGQEKL; encoded by the exons ATGGCATCTCCATCATCCAGTTCCGGCGAGGAGCCCAGGAAGAATGAGGAACAAATCACTTTCAGATTCTGTAGCGAATG TTCAAATATGCTGTATCCAAAAGAAGACCCCGATACCCACCGCCTACAATTCGCATGTCGTACCTGTCAATATTCAGAAGAGGCTGTATCCTCCTGTGTCTTTAGAAATGTTCTCAACAATGCTGTCGGTGAGACTGCAGGTGTCACTCAGGATGTTGGATCTGATCCCACTGTGGGTTTACCTTTATGTCTTTTATGCGGCCATCTGGTCATTTGTGAGGGGAAAATGCCAAATAGGCTGGGTCAGGAGAAGCTTTGA
- the Bcmrpl38 gene encoding Bcmrpl38 produces MIQLKTMLNCIDNSGAAVVECAKVLKMKRHAKIGDRIIVVVQKQRNFSESGPGASVSTSAANKVRRGDIRHAVVVRTVKKLQRPDGSVVKFDDNACVLINKAGEPIGTRLNGVVGTELRKMKWSKILSLAPMHL; encoded by the exons ATGATTCAACTAAAG ACGATGCTCAATTGCATCGACAATTCTGGCGCCGCCGTGGTAGAATGCGCCAAGGtcttgaagatgaagagacaTGCAAAAATTG GAGATCGCATTATCGTCGTCGTACAAAAGCAACGCAATTTCTCAGAGTCCGGTCCCGGTGCAAGTGTTTCTACCTCCGCAGCGAACAAGGTCAGAAGAGGAGATATTAGACACGCAGTTGTGGTTAGGACGGTCAAAAAGTTACAGAGACCAGATGGAAGTGTTGTCAAATTCGATGATAATGCTTGTGTTTTAATTAACAAAGCAGGAGAACCCATTGGAACAAGACTGAACG GTGTGGTTGGCACagaattgagaaagatgAAGTGGTCAAAAATTCTATCACTAGCACCTATGCATCTGTAG